The Solibacillus sp. FSL W7-1464 genome contains a region encoding:
- a CDS encoding S8 family peptidase yields the protein MYRLFVLSFLFLSSLLIYPLESVAQVFLSKGKVEQIPSASVEYLGNVDISIITTNDSSRTVKENKQLYHEDSTRTISNTPHSLIYNQKWYIDNYDFNFTWSYEPIRKTKVAIIDTGISEELLRKSNITPGKNFINQTEQPIDDNGHGTALASIIYDISGPYPIEIIPLKSANSKGLLDVSSIIKAVDYAIELDVDIINLSFGAKSPHVLEQQAIQKAIEAGINIISSVGNSGMEEYYYPAAYENVLAIGSINQDHVRSSFSTTNDTLDFVAPGEKLLVRDYTMLGSNKIVNGTSFSSAYFTGQLALLHTNVLNYSSEQLKTLTTDLGIPGYDKEYGNGFLRSDYLLESLRGENWKTIVTSNPMKSWNISFSLPVNSEIPLNKYIKIYDNQFQQQPISIEIIDSATLTVTPIIPLDPSEYWLVVDTEFQSSNGMKLAQPAIKKFIIN from the coding sequence ATGTATAGATTGTTTGTTCTATCATTTCTATTTCTTAGCAGCTTATTAATTTACCCACTAGAAAGTGTTGCCCAAGTATTTTTAAGTAAAGGCAAAGTAGAGCAAATTCCAAGTGCCTCTGTAGAGTATTTAGGAAATGTAGACATCTCTATTATTACAACCAATGATTCCAGTCGTACCGTTAAGGAAAACAAACAGCTCTACCATGAAGATAGTACTCGAACTATTTCCAATACACCACATTCTTTGATTTACAATCAAAAATGGTATATTGATAATTACGATTTCAATTTCACATGGTCTTATGAACCGATAAGAAAAACAAAAGTAGCCATTATTGATACAGGAATAAGCGAAGAACTATTAAGAAAATCAAATATTACCCCCGGCAAAAATTTTATAAATCAAACCGAACAGCCAATTGATGACAATGGACACGGCACAGCCCTGGCGAGTATTATTTACGATATATCTGGACCTTATCCAATTGAAATAATTCCGCTTAAATCCGCCAATTCCAAAGGGTTATTAGATGTTTCATCAATAATAAAGGCCGTTGACTACGCTATTGAACTTGATGTTGACATAATTAATTTAAGTTTTGGTGCAAAATCACCACATGTTTTAGAACAACAAGCAATACAAAAGGCTATTGAAGCAGGCATAAATATTATTAGTTCTGTTGGAAATAGTGGAATGGAAGAATACTATTATCCTGCAGCCTACGAAAATGTTTTGGCAATAGGTTCCATTAACCAAGATCACGTACGCTCTTCTTTTTCTACAACCAATGATACTCTTGATTTTGTTGCACCGGGGGAGAAACTATTAGTACGTGATTATACTATGCTTGGTTCTAATAAAATCGTAAACGGGACTTCTTTTTCCAGTGCTTATTTTACTGGTCAATTAGCTTTACTTCATACGAATGTGCTTAATTATTCTTCGGAGCAGTTAAAAACTTTGACAACAGATTTAGGTATTCCAGGTTATGACAAAGAGTATGGCAATGGGTTTCTTAGGTCTGATTACTTATTAGAATCTCTGCGAGGTGAGAACTGGAAAACTATTGTTACATCAAATCCTATGAAATCGTGGAATATATCATTTTCTTTACCTGTAAACTCTGAAATTCCTTTAAATAAATATATTAAAATATATGATAATCAATTTCAGCAACAGCCGATATCCATTGAAATTATTGATTCAGCCACCCTTACTGTTACACCTATTATCCCTTTAGACCCAAGCGAGTATTGGTTAGTTGTTGATACAGAGTTTCAGTCCAGTAACGGTATGAAGTTAGCGCAACCCGCTATTAAAAAATTTATTATCAATTAA
- a CDS encoding TcaA 3rd/4th domain-containing protein: protein MEICSICGQENTDNSRFCQGCGNPYPSKTTEKVLTRTVKTSVPTQIAPKTRTKMKRKNKLTFTIIITLAIVLIGAHFFIQKSIDPYKQLSNADRAFIMKDSEAFFSYFSMHKDVLANHESFYDFMKEEDWTNSISPTIKEMIRSVEQGKYLSPIQDQEGNNLISVVDEKYLLFYKKIKVQLEPIKVTASSSVPNIEVALPNDDTITLTEDSDTIIGSFTPGIHTFNVLVTDDSSKQTYERRNTIIGDGSNAYELFFDFSDQTINITSDYDDAIIWMNGKSTKKTAKQLKLYNIPTDGTVKLQAITNADGGEKKSETVAVEDTQIHLAFSDVQAKIKAEEVAKEKKQAMEEFTYEYEDYARQLFYDFRSDYSFALMYGDFSYVSDYFADGTKLKDDYRKFVIDHNDFGFSYQYDFISNDISSIETVNENTFNLYSYEVFDFFTSTDDNWHYERQKKYTLKLINGQLKITGLDDNAKVKKTKITN, encoded by the coding sequence ATGGAAATTTGCTCGATTTGTGGTCAAGAAAACACAGATAACAGTCGTTTTTGTCAGGGATGTGGTAACCCATACCCATCTAAAACTACTGAAAAAGTACTAACCCGAACTGTAAAAACATCTGTACCAACACAAATAGCACCTAAAACTCGTACAAAAATGAAGAGAAAAAATAAATTGACTTTTACTATTATTATTACTTTAGCAATCGTACTTATTGGTGCTCACTTCTTCATTCAAAAATCAATTGATCCTTATAAACAGCTTTCGAACGCTGACCGCGCATTTATTATGAAAGATAGTGAAGCATTTTTCTCTTACTTCTCAATGCATAAAGATGTTTTAGCAAACCACGAAAGCTTTTATGATTTTATGAAAGAAGAAGATTGGACGAATTCAATTAGTCCAACGATTAAAGAAATGATTCGTTCAGTTGAACAAGGAAAATATTTAAGTCCTATTCAAGATCAAGAAGGCAATAACTTAATAAGCGTTGTCGATGAAAAGTATTTATTATTTTACAAGAAAATTAAAGTGCAATTAGAGCCGATTAAAGTAACAGCTTCTAGCTCAGTTCCGAATATAGAAGTAGCATTACCGAATGACGATACAATTACACTTACTGAAGATTCCGACACTATAATTGGAAGTTTTACACCTGGCATACATACATTTAATGTATTAGTAACAGATGACTCATCTAAACAAACATATGAACGACGAAATACAATTATCGGTGATGGAAGCAATGCGTACGAGCTATTCTTCGACTTTAGCGATCAAACAATTAACATCACATCGGATTATGATGATGCAATTATTTGGATGAACGGTAAAAGTACAAAGAAAACTGCCAAGCAACTAAAGCTTTATAACATACCAACGGATGGCACGGTGAAATTGCAGGCTATTACAAATGCGGATGGTGGAGAAAAGAAATCTGAAACTGTCGCTGTGGAAGACACACAAATCCATTTAGCCTTCTCAGATGTACAAGCAAAAATTAAAGCCGAAGAGGTTGCAAAAGAGAAAAAACAGGCGATGGAAGAATTCACTTATGAGTATGAGGATTATGCACGACAACTGTTTTATGATTTTAGAAGTGACTACAGCTTTGCATTAATGTACGGTGATTTTTCCTACGTATCGGATTACTTTGCAGACGGTACAAAGTTAAAAGATGATTACCGTAAATTTGTTATTGATCATAACGACTTTGGCTTTAGTTATCAATACGATTTCATTTCAAATGACATTTCTTCTATTGAAACTGTCAATGAAAACACGTTTAATCTATACAGTTATGAAGTATTCGACTTCTTTACAAGCACAGATGATAACTGGCATTATGAACGTCAAAAAAAATATACCCTTAAGCTCATCAATGGCCAGCTAAAAATCACCGGTTTAGATGATAATGCGAAAGTGAAGAAGACTAAAATTACTAATTAA
- a CDS encoding transglutaminase domain-containing protein, with product MNKFNKYAAALFLTVSSIAFIHTPAFAESLEKIEQTNITIENPSLASVVDFSQSQRQLFSLQQNVYESSNLRDLSAIITSQANQYKNEFAVKYSGDSANLKEELSTIFNDYLANNDYANGTVKSFSFNYGGTSNNVTINIKLEYHNTIAQEEFISQEVKRIAKEIIEPEMSEVEKIKAINDYIVLNTTYSYDTSTTPHSAYALFNEGKGVCQAYALAAYRLLKEANFEVRYVTGYANEPHAWNLVKVDGEWYHLDTTWNDPVFGNNEDMSDYVRYKYFLISDKEINKDHTIDNNGYPAATSDRFIEFRTISSPVTIGNTLYFENQKDDIKLYKLNMNTYSPKAEKVSDTRVQYLTYANDALYFSNYSSGAHLYKMNLDGTGVTLLVNKLVTKIDKTADELIAYSNNEVIYREPVTNTGPVTPPDETPDLIKIAAFSSSVEKMILLSSSFRLDAEKLFEMYEELTNNEKALVSVDTQNKFTLIDQYYKKLIALKFTETVEWDSVKTVKEINKQWAITLSHDVENFNENFSKIYVVDMFGEKVGVDFEVNGNTINVIPESNYTQNIVYTLVVPADLKNKNGDTLGQGVHLQFIVKP from the coding sequence ATGAATAAATTCAATAAATATGCAGCCGCCTTATTTTTAACAGTCTCGTCAATTGCATTCATCCATACTCCAGCATTTGCCGAGAGCTTAGAAAAAATAGAGCAAACGAATATTACAATAGAGAACCCATCTTTAGCTAGTGTAGTAGATTTTTCACAAAGCCAGAGACAATTATTTTCGTTGCAGCAAAATGTATATGAAAGTTCAAATTTAAGAGATTTGTCAGCTATTATTACTTCTCAAGCAAACCAATATAAAAATGAGTTTGCAGTGAAGTATTCAGGAGATTCGGCGAATTTAAAAGAAGAGTTATCTACTATTTTCAATGATTATTTAGCAAATAATGATTACGCAAATGGAACGGTAAAATCCTTTTCATTCAATTATGGTGGCACGAGTAATAATGTGACTATCAATATTAAACTCGAATATCATAATACAATCGCCCAAGAAGAATTTATTTCTCAGGAAGTGAAGCGAATTGCAAAAGAAATTATCGAACCTGAAATGTCAGAGGTTGAAAAAATTAAAGCGATTAATGATTATATTGTTTTAAATACCACTTATTCTTATGATACTTCAACAACACCGCATTCAGCCTATGCTCTATTTAATGAAGGGAAAGGGGTTTGCCAGGCGTATGCCTTAGCTGCCTACCGTTTATTAAAGGAAGCAAATTTTGAAGTGCGATATGTGACCGGTTATGCAAATGAACCCCATGCATGGAATTTAGTGAAGGTAGATGGAGAATGGTATCACTTAGACACGACTTGGAACGATCCGGTATTCGGTAACAATGAAGATATGTCTGATTACGTCCGGTATAAATATTTTTTGATTTCAGATAAAGAGATTAATAAAGATCACACTATTGATAACAATGGTTACCCTGCAGCGACAAGTGACCGATTTATTGAATTTAGAACAATAAGTAGCCCGGTTACGATTGGTAATACTCTATATTTTGAAAATCAAAAAGATGATATTAAGCTTTATAAACTAAATATGAATACTTACTCACCAAAAGCAGAGAAGGTATCGGATACTCGAGTACAATATTTAACTTATGCAAATGACGCTCTCTACTTTAGTAACTATTCGAGCGGGGCACACTTATACAAAATGAATTTAGACGGTACTGGAGTAACATTATTAGTCAATAAATTGGTGACAAAAATTGATAAAACTGCGGATGAATTAATCGCTTACTCAAATAATGAAGTAATTTACCGGGAACCTGTCACTAATACAGGACCAGTTACTCCTCCTGATGAAACACCGGATTTAATAAAAATTGCAGCTTTTTCCTCAAGTGTTGAGAAAATGATACTTTTGAGCTCAAGCTTCCGTTTAGATGCTGAAAAATTATTTGAGATGTATGAAGAACTAACAAATAATGAGAAAGCTTTGGTCTCGGTAGATACTCAAAATAAGTTTACCCTTATTGATCAATATTATAAAAAGCTAATTGCATTAAAATTCACGGAAACAGTTGAATGGGATTCGGTAAAAACGGTAAAAGAAATAAATAAACAATGGGCAATTACACTTAGTCACGATGTTGAAAACTTTAATGAGAACTTTTCGAAAATATATGTAGTAGATATGTTTGGAGAAAAGGTAGGAGTGGACTTTGAAGTTAACGGAAATACTATAAATGTAATTCCTGAATCAAACTATACTCAGAATATTGTATATACGCTTGTTGTCCCGGCAGATTTGAAAAATAAAAATGGCGATACGCTTGGGCAAGGTGTACATTTACAGTTTATCGTTAAACCATAG
- a CDS encoding double zinc ribbon domain-containing protein, which produces MSMNVKEQRQLLLQKKEARVLKMVQLGENVHKKLLLNSMVGSEFKSNSAEILSLDKEIYKLSKSIMEQSQNQEKCVQCQNPISTDIKFCGHCGQLNSYYADVTAPKKECAICEEQIDGQVQFCPCCGTEQGGV; this is translated from the coding sequence ATGTCGATGAATGTGAAGGAGCAACGACAACTGCTTTTACAAAAAAAAGAAGCGCGTGTCTTAAAGATGGTACAGCTTGGTGAAAATGTACACAAAAAATTACTTTTAAATAGTATGGTAGGTTCTGAATTTAAGAGTAACTCAGCAGAGATTTTAAGTTTAGATAAGGAGATTTATAAGTTATCTAAAAGCATTATGGAACAGTCGCAAAATCAAGAGAAATGTGTACAATGTCAAAACCCGATTTCTACAGATATAAAGTTTTGTGGACATTGTGGACAATTAAATTCATATTACGCAGATGTAACTGCTCCGAAAAAGGAATGTGCGATATGCGAAGAGCAAATTGATGGACAGGTACAGTTTTGCCCGTGCTGTGGAACAGAGCAGGGAGGAGTCTAA